In one window of Alphaproteobacteria bacterium DNA:
- a CDS encoding tetratricopeptide repeat protein — protein MMMYANSCLGTLPDRWRHVLATLAIAAALSGCASNPPEKFADSGPKTDVSVTLFTSAQESRARGDLAGAATLYRHAHGADPQKAAPLVGLGQVLAASGAPKDAAEAFRKALALEPQNAVALRGLGNAMVAINQPELAIGHYDRALTVTPGDPQVFNGLGVANDLLGKHKDAQDFYRAGLASAPEDVNLKTNLGLSLAFAGEYDAAIEVLRELASASQATVLQRQNLALGLGLAGRTRDAAKIASADLDDRSVRSNIVFYETLRAMKDSVQRVRAVHARSISR, from the coding sequence ATGATGATGTATGCGAATTCATGCCTCGGGACCTTACCGGACCGCTGGCGGCATGTCCTGGCCACGCTGGCGATTGCCGCGGCGCTGTCCGGTTGCGCGTCCAACCCGCCGGAGAAGTTCGCGGACAGTGGTCCGAAGACGGATGTTTCGGTTACGCTGTTCACCTCGGCGCAGGAAAGCCGCGCGCGCGGCGACCTTGCGGGGGCGGCGACCCTGTACCGCCACGCGCATGGCGCCGATCCGCAGAAAGCCGCGCCGCTGGTCGGGCTGGGGCAGGTGCTTGCCGCGTCGGGCGCGCCGAAAGACGCCGCCGAAGCCTTTCGCAAGGCGCTGGCGCTGGAGCCGCAGAATGCGGTGGCGCTGCGCGGGCTGGGCAATGCGATGGTCGCCATCAACCAGCCCGAACTCGCCATCGGTCATTACGACCGCGCGCTGACGGTCACGCCGGGCGATCCCCAGGTGTTCAACGGCCTCGGGGTCGCCAATGACCTGCTCGGCAAGCACAAGGATGCCCAGGATTTTTACCGGGCCGGACTCGCCAGCGCGCCCGAGGATGTGAACCTGAAAACCAATCTGGGGCTGTCGCTGGCCTTCGCGGGCGAATACGACGCGGCGATCGAGGTGCTGCGCGAACTGGCCAGCGCGTCGCAGGCAACCGTGCTGCAGCGGCAGAACCTTGCGCTGGGGCTCGGCCTCGCCGGGCGCACCCGGGATGCGGCGAAAATCGCCAGCGCGGACCTGGACGACCGGTCGGTAAGGTCGAACATCGTTTTCTACGAAACGCTGCGGGCCATGAAGGATTCGGTCCAGCGGGTCCGCGCGGTGCACGCCCGCTCCATCAGCCGCTAG
- a CDS encoding GFA family protein, which translates to MDTGAMETYRGSCHCGDVAFEVDTDLDGVAVCNCSICQRRNAVMHRVPADRFRLLQGEESLALYQFNTGAAKHYFCKRCGTYPFHRPRIAPDAYTVNVFCLDGIDRDLVATLPVTFIDGRTFSVKPE; encoded by the coding sequence ATGGATACAGGCGCGATGGAAACCTATCGGGGTAGTTGTCACTGCGGGGATGTCGCGTTCGAGGTCGACACCGATCTTGACGGCGTCGCCGTCTGCAACTGCTCGATCTGCCAGCGCCGCAATGCGGTCATGCATCGCGTGCCCGCCGACCGGTTCCGGCTGCTGCAGGGAGAGGAATCGTTGGCGCTTTATCAGTTCAACACGGGGGCGGCGAAGCATTATTTCTGCAAACGCTGCGGGACCTATCCGTTCCACCGCCCCCGCATCGCGCCGGACGCCTATACGGTCAATGTCTTCTGCCTGGACGGCATCGACCGCGACCTCGTCGCGACCCTGCCGGTCACCTTCATCGACGGCCGGACGTTTTCAGTAAAACCCGAATAA
- the selB gene encoding selenocysteine-specific translation elongation factor — translation MIVATAGHIDHGKTLLVKALTGIDADRLPEEKRRGLTIDLGFAYRHLEDGAVLGFVDVPGHEKFVRNMLAGVGGIDFALLIIAADDGPMPQTEEHLAILDLLGVGTGAIAITKTDRVTTARLEDAKAEVEILLDGTTLENAPVFPLSAMTGDGVPALQAHLESAARGMAARPDSGNFRLAVDRTFTVAGAGVVVTGTVYSGQVSVGDRLVISPAGTPIRVRAIHAQNRDATAGRAGERCALNITGAGVGLDSVRRGDWLMAETAHAPTRRLDAAIRMLNAEKKPLRHWTPVHVHLAASAETGRVAILEGGSIAPGETGLVQLVLDNPVGALAGDRFILRDQSARRTVGGGRIVDPFSPARGRARPQRLAVLHAVRDTAPGAALAARLEQAVDGVDLGRFARTYNLTPDEASALWEDVAMIRVGSPPEQTGISPAHWDALRDEIVTALRGWHASRPDQPGPEEARLRRAMTRKPGQDLFSAAILDLLHGRRIARDGVYLTLPGHRAVFSSEDTAIWEQVRPMLEEGALRPPRMLEIAEAISRDGRTTERFLTRAARAGLIHQVADNRYYLPETLLQLAEMAAALAKESADGHFSAGDYNRRAGIGRNLTIDLLEFFDRKGLTRRSGNERTVIVPARDVFGNRAP, via the coding sequence ATGATCGTCGCGACCGCCGGCCATATCGACCACGGGAAAACCCTGCTGGTGAAGGCGCTGACCGGCATCGACGCCGACCGTCTGCCGGAGGAAAAGCGCCGCGGGCTGACCATCGACCTGGGCTTCGCATACCGGCATCTGGAGGACGGCGCCGTGCTGGGCTTCGTCGACGTGCCGGGGCATGAAAAATTCGTCCGCAACATGCTGGCCGGCGTCGGCGGCATCGATTTCGCCCTGTTGATCATTGCCGCCGATGACGGGCCGATGCCGCAGACGGAGGAACACCTGGCGATCCTCGACCTGCTGGGCGTCGGCACGGGCGCCATCGCCATCACCAAGACCGACCGGGTAACGACGGCGCGGCTGGAGGACGCCAAAGCCGAAGTCGAAATCCTGCTGGACGGCACGACGCTGGAAAACGCCCCGGTCTTTCCGCTTTCCGCCATGACCGGCGACGGCGTCCCCGCGCTGCAGGCGCATCTGGAATCCGCCGCGCGCGGCATGGCGGCGCGGCCTGACAGCGGCAATTTCCGCCTCGCGGTCGACCGCACCTTCACCGTCGCCGGCGCCGGGGTCGTGGTCACCGGCACGGTCTATTCGGGACAGGTATCGGTGGGCGACCGGCTGGTCATTTCGCCGGCGGGCACGCCGATCCGGGTGCGGGCGATCCACGCCCAGAACCGCGATGCGACGGCCGGACGCGCCGGGGAACGCTGCGCCCTGAACATCACCGGCGCGGGGGTCGGGCTGGATTCGGTCCGGCGCGGCGACTGGCTGATGGCGGAAACGGCCCATGCGCCGACACGGCGCCTCGATGCCGCGATCCGGATGCTGAACGCCGAAAAAAAGCCCTTGCGGCACTGGACCCCGGTCCATGTCCATCTGGCGGCCAGCGCGGAAACCGGCCGGGTCGCGATCCTGGAAGGCGGGTCGATCGCGCCGGGTGAAACCGGGCTGGTGCAGCTTGTGCTCGACAATCCGGTCGGCGCGCTGGCGGGCGACCGCTTCATCCTGCGCGACCAGTCCGCGCGGCGCACCGTCGGCGGCGGCCGGATCGTCGATCCGTTTTCACCGGCGCGCGGCCGGGCGCGGCCGCAGCGGCTGGCGGTACTGCACGCGGTGCGGGATACGGCGCCGGGCGCGGCATTGGCGGCGCGCCTGGAACAGGCCGTGGACGGCGTCGATCTCGGCCGCTTCGCCCGGACCTACAATCTGACGCCGGACGAGGCATCCGCCCTGTGGGAGGATGTAGCGATGATCCGGGTCGGGTCGCCGCCGGAGCAGACGGGTATTTCCCCGGCGCACTGGGACGCCCTGCGCGACGAGATCGTGACGGCGCTGCGGGGCTGGCATGCGAGCCGCCCCGACCAGCCGGGACCGGAAGAGGCGCGGCTGCGCCGGGCGATGACGCGCAAGCCCGGCCAGGACCTGTTCAGCGCCGCGATCCTGGACCTGCTGCATGGCAGGCGCATCGCCCGCGACGGCGTGTACCTGACGCTCCCGGGGCACCGGGCGGTATTCTCAAGCGAGGACACGGCGATCTGGGAACAGGTCCGCCCGATGCTGGAGGAAGGCGCGTTGCGCCCGCCGCGGATGCTGGAAATCGCCGAGGCGATTTCCCGGGACGGCCGCACCACCGAACGCTTCCTGACACGGGCCGCCCGGGCCGGGCTGATCCACCAGGTCGCGGATAACCGCTACTACCTGCCGGAAACCCTGCTGCAACTGGCGGAAATGGCGGCGGCGCTGGCGAAGGAATCCGCCGACGGCCATTTTTCCGCCGGCGATTACAACAGGCGGGCCGGAATCGGCCGGAACCTGACGATCGATCTGCTGGAATTCTTCGACAGGAAGGGACTGACCCGCCGATCCGGCAACGAACGTACCGTGATCGTTCCCGCCAGGGATGTTTTCGGGAACCGCGCGCCCTGA
- the selA gene encoding L-seryl-tRNA(Sec) selenium transferase, producing the protein MPQTATASRAAIPSVDRMLNHPRLETALAAYGRGAVTEAVRTVLSALRRRIAEDADAARGEADPAAIAARVDAVLDALNRPSLKRVFNLTGTVLHTNLGRAPMPQAAIDAMIEAAGACNLEYDLEAGSRGDRDSHLESWLKRLTGAEAATVVNNNAAAVLITLNTLAAGGEVLVSRGELIEIGGAFRIPDIMARAGCTLREVGTTNRTHLRDFESNIDDHSVLAMKVHASNYEIQGFTAAPAESDLAALAHAHDLPFVVDLGAGALVDLERYGLPHEPTPRETLEAGADIVTFSGDKLLGGPQAGLIVGRADLIAKIKKNPMKRAMRLDKTTIAALEAVLRLYGNPDTLAETLPAIGLLSRSAEDIAALANRILPAVAARLDMVATVSIEPCRSQIGSGSLPVDRLDSAALAIRPKQQGKGSAKTLAAIVDGFRNLPVPVIGRVRDGSFFLDLRCLTDEAAFTAQLDRLSPA; encoded by the coding sequence ATGCCGCAGACCGCCACAGCATCCCGCGCCGCCATCCCCTCCGTCGACCGGATGCTGAACCATCCGCGACTGGAAACCGCGCTGGCCGCCTATGGCCGCGGCGCCGTCACGGAGGCGGTGCGTACCGTGCTGTCCGCCCTGCGCCGACGCATCGCGGAGGATGCCGACGCGGCGCGCGGCGAGGCCGACCCCGCCGCCATCGCGGCGCGGGTCGATGCGGTGCTCGACGCGCTCAACCGGCCGTCGCTGAAGCGGGTCTTCAACCTGACCGGTACGGTGCTGCATACCAACCTGGGCCGCGCACCGATGCCGCAAGCCGCTATCGATGCGATGATCGAGGCCGCCGGCGCCTGCAATCTGGAATACGACCTGGAAGCGGGATCGCGCGGCGACCGCGATTCCCATCTGGAGTCCTGGTTGAAGCGGCTGACCGGGGCGGAGGCCGCGACGGTCGTGAACAACAACGCCGCCGCGGTGCTGATCACCCTCAACACGCTGGCGGCGGGCGGCGAAGTGCTGGTGTCGCGGGGAGAATTGATCGAGATCGGCGGCGCCTTCCGGATCCCCGATATCATGGCCCGCGCCGGCTGCACCCTGCGCGAGGTGGGCACCACCAACCGGACCCACCTGCGCGACTTCGAATCCAACATCGATGACCATTCCGTGCTGGCCATGAAGGTGCATGCCAGCAATTACGAAATCCAGGGCTTCACCGCCGCCCCGGCGGAATCCGACCTGGCGGCGCTGGCCCATGCCCATGACCTGCCCTTCGTGGTCGACCTGGGCGCCGGCGCGCTGGTCGACCTGGAGCGCTACGGCCTGCCGCACGAGCCGACGCCGCGCGAAACGCTGGAGGCCGGCGCCGATATCGTCACCTTCAGCGGCGACAAGCTGCTGGGCGGGCCGCAGGCGGGGCTGATCGTCGGCCGCGCCGACCTGATCGCGAAAATCAAGAAGAACCCGATGAAGCGGGCCATGCGGCTCGACAAGACCACCATCGCCGCGCTGGAAGCGGTGCTGCGGCTGTACGGCAACCCCGACACTTTGGCTGAAACCTTGCCCGCCATCGGGCTGCTGAGCCGATCCGCCGAGGATATCGCCGCGCTGGCGAACCGCATCCTGCCCGCCGTCGCGGCGCGGCTGGACATGGTCGCGACGGTCAGCATCGAACCCTGCCGCAGCCAGATCGGCAGCGGGTCCCTGCCCGTCGACCGGCTGGACAGCGCGGCGCTGGCGATCCGCCCGAAACAACAGGGCAAGGGCAGCGCCAAAACCCTTGCCGCCATCGTCGACGGGTTCCGCAACCTGCCCGTGCCGGTGATCGGCCGGGTGCGGGATGGAAGTTTCTTCCTCGACCTGCGCTGCCTGACCGACGAGGCGGCGTTCACCGCGCAGCTGGACCGGCTGTCCCCGGCATGA